In one window of Frigoriglobus tundricola DNA:
- the rpsM gene encoding 30S ribosomal protein S13: protein MPRIQGVDIPPDKPTHISLRYIRGLGPTTALEVCEKLKIDPQRRAKELSDKEVAEIAVLLDKEYLVEGPLRRVEGSNIARLKEIKCYRGERHRKNLPCRGQRSKTNARTRKGPRKTVAGKKGVKDK, encoded by the coding sequence ATGCCCCGTATTCAAGGCGTTGACATTCCGCCGGACAAGCCGACCCACATTTCCCTGCGGTACATCCGCGGGCTCGGGCCGACGACCGCGCTGGAAGTGTGCGAGAAGCTGAAAATCGATCCGCAGCGCCGCGCGAAGGAACTTTCCGACAAGGAAGTGGCCGAGATCGCGGTGCTGCTCGACAAGGAGTACCTCGTCGAGGGGCCGCTCCGGCGCGTCGAAGGGTCCAACATCGCGCGGTTGAAGGAAATCAAGTGCTACCGCGGCGAGCGGCACCGCAAGAACCTGCCGTGCCGCGGCCAGCGATCGAAGACCAACGCCCGCACCCGGAAGGGGCCGCGCAAGACGGTCGCCGGTAAGAAGGGCGTGAAGGACAAGTAA
- a CDS encoding transporter substrate-binding protein codes for MPDDQNDPARKPDSEPGTTTVSGVRPAVEGQTRSHHNKETVAGGHAGPAPGGAAGPAVGDTVGGFKLVRELGRGGMGVVFEAEDLGLGRRVALKFLLPDLADESFRQRFMREARAAASLRHDHIVTVHQVGQHDGAPFLVMEYLEGETLDDRLDRQSWLPVPEAVRIAGQVADGLAAAHAKGLVHRDVKPANIWLEKTTDRVKLLDFGLAKPTTGAELTVRGTIAGTPGYMAPEQIYCGPLDGRTDLYALGCVLYRTLWGAAPYEKKGTLVLLESVVNTDAPKLNDVPAGVPQPLAELVKQLLARNPDERPARAADVIARLRELEPADRPVSPPAPAAPVANGHGKSKLGVWLGVGAIALAALVGLAAGVNQLFNRAPAGPADAASAPAAPENPPEEPLGEPIKVGLLFSLHGTFADSGKSMYEATVFAIDEINAAGGVAGRPIEVVSEDPQSEDAEAVKLAEKLITRDRVSVIFGCWSSATRKHVAEVCRAHNNLLVYSPSYEGLEQHPNVVYVGGSPNQQLHKAAQWATADLKRKRVFLVGSDYVYSRAANELLKDELKELGTNVVGEEYVPLEGTAFGPVVDRIRATGADCVFNTVDGGSNTALFHELRKGGVSPKDVPTIWLAFGEEEMASLGLKGVVGDYVVGSYFQDIATAKNQEFLTQFKARYPARRRVNDSTECSYAAVHLWKQAVEAARSTDPLAVRDGFRGQTLEAPEGQITIDRDNLHAWRPARFARIGPDLKLTVEQTTQPLAPQPFPPSRTRAEWEAYLQKLYDGWGGRWAAPPVAPKKPAPVPKVGARAPAAGPRRGDRT; via the coding sequence ATGCCCGACGATCAAAACGATCCGGCTCGGAAACCGGACTCCGAACCGGGCACGACGACCGTTTCCGGCGTCCGACCGGCGGTTGAGGGGCAAACCCGGTCGCATCACAACAAGGAAACGGTCGCCGGGGGGCACGCCGGGCCGGCGCCGGGCGGCGCCGCCGGACCGGCGGTCGGCGACACGGTCGGCGGGTTCAAACTGGTGCGCGAGCTGGGCCGGGGCGGCATGGGCGTCGTGTTCGAGGCGGAGGACCTCGGCCTCGGCCGCCGGGTCGCCCTCAAGTTTCTCCTCCCGGACCTGGCCGACGAGTCGTTTCGCCAGCGGTTCATGCGAGAGGCCCGCGCCGCGGCGTCCCTCCGACACGATCACATCGTCACGGTCCACCAGGTCGGTCAGCACGACGGGGCGCCGTTTCTGGTCATGGAGTACCTGGAGGGGGAGACCCTCGACGACCGGCTCGACCGCCAGTCCTGGCTGCCGGTTCCGGAAGCCGTCCGGATCGCGGGCCAGGTCGCCGATGGGCTGGCGGCGGCGCACGCCAAGGGACTGGTCCACCGGGACGTGAAACCGGCCAACATCTGGCTGGAGAAGACCACCGACCGCGTGAAGCTGCTCGACTTCGGGCTCGCCAAACCGACGACCGGCGCGGAATTGACCGTCCGGGGCACGATCGCCGGCACGCCCGGCTACATGGCGCCCGAGCAGATTTACTGCGGACCGCTCGACGGCCGGACCGACCTGTACGCCCTCGGGTGCGTGCTGTACCGGACCCTGTGGGGGGCCGCCCCGTATGAGAAAAAAGGCACTCTGGTGCTCCTTGAGTCCGTGGTGAACACCGACGCACCCAAACTGAACGACGTCCCGGCCGGCGTGCCGCAGCCGCTGGCCGAACTGGTCAAACAGTTGCTCGCCCGCAACCCGGACGAGCGCCCGGCCCGCGCCGCGGACGTGATCGCCCGGCTCCGCGAACTGGAACCGGCGGACCGCCCCGTCTCTCCGCCCGCTCCCGCCGCCCCGGTCGCGAACGGTCACGGGAAGTCGAAGCTCGGGGTCTGGCTCGGGGTCGGGGCCATTGCGCTGGCCGCGCTCGTCGGGCTGGCGGCCGGAGTGAACCAGTTGTTCAACCGCGCCCCGGCCGGGCCGGCGGATGCCGCGTCCGCCCCCGCCGCGCCCGAGAACCCGCCCGAGGAGCCGCTCGGGGAACCGATTAAAGTGGGCCTCCTCTTCTCCCTGCACGGCACCTTCGCCGACAGCGGGAAGTCGATGTACGAGGCGACCGTGTTCGCCATTGACGAGATCAACGCGGCCGGCGGGGTCGCGGGCCGCCCGATCGAGGTCGTTTCGGAGGACCCGCAGTCGGAGGACGCGGAGGCGGTGAAACTGGCCGAGAAGCTGATCACCAGGGACCGCGTGTCGGTGATCTTCGGGTGCTGGAGCTCGGCCACCCGGAAGCACGTGGCCGAGGTGTGCCGGGCGCACAACAACCTCCTCGTGTACTCCCCGTCCTACGAAGGCCTGGAGCAGCACCCGAACGTGGTGTACGTCGGCGGGTCGCCGAACCAGCAGTTGCACAAGGCCGCGCAGTGGGCGACGGCCGACCTGAAGCGGAAACGGGTGTTCCTGGTCGGGTCGGACTACGTGTACTCCCGGGCGGCGAACGAGCTGCTCAAGGACGAGTTGAAGGAGCTGGGGACGAACGTCGTCGGGGAGGAGTACGTGCCGCTGGAGGGGACCGCGTTCGGGCCGGTGGTGGACCGGATCCGGGCGACCGGGGCGGACTGCGTGTTCAACACCGTGGACGGGGGGAGCAACACGGCGCTGTTCCACGAGCTGCGGAAGGGCGGGGTGAGCCCAAAAGACGTGCCCACGATCTGGCTGGCGTTCGGCGAGGAGGAGATGGCGTCCCTGGGGCTGAAGGGGGTCGTCGGGGACTACGTCGTCGGCTCGTACTTCCAGGACATCGCGACGGCGAAGAACCAGGAGTTCCTGACGCAGTTCAAGGCCCGGTACCCGGCCCGGCGGCGGGTGAACGACTCGACCGAGTGCTCGTACGCCGCGGTCCACTTGTGGAAGCAGGCGGTCGAGGCGGCCCGTTCGACCGACCCGCTGGCGGTCCGGGACGGGTTCCGGGGGCAGACGCTCGAGGCGCCGGAAGGGCAGATCACGATCGACCGCGACAACCTGCACGCGTGGCGCCCGGCCCGGTTCGCCCGGATCGGCCCCGACCTCAAACTGACGGTCGAGCAGACCACGCAACCGCTGGCCCCGCAGCCCTTCCCGCCGTCCCGCACGCGCGCCGAGTGGGAGGCGTACCTTCAAAAGCTCTACGACGGCTGGGGCGGCCGGTGGGCCGCCCCGCCGGTCGCGCCGAAGAAGCCGGCCCCCGTGCCGAAGGTGGGGGCGCGGGCGCCGGCGGCGGGTCCGCGGCGGGGGGACCGGACGTGA
- the rpsK gene encoding 30S ribosomal protein S11: protein MAKSKKKKARRNVSRGIAHVQSTFNNTIVTITDTNGDTLCHSSGGAVGFKGSRKSTPFAAQRAAEECAAKASKFGVKEIEVRVKGPGAGRESAVTALQAAGLNVKAIEDVTPLPHNGCRPPKKRRV from the coding sequence ATGGCAAAGAGCAAGAAAAAGAAGGCCCGCCGCAACGTCAGCCGCGGCATCGCCCACGTGCAGAGCACGTTCAACAACACGATCGTCACCATCACCGACACGAACGGCGACACGCTGTGCCACTCGTCGGGCGGGGCGGTCGGGTTCAAGGGCAGCCGCAAGAGCACGCCGTTCGCGGCGCAGCGGGCCGCCGAAGAGTGCGCCGCCAAGGCGTCGAAGTTCGGCGTCAAGGAGATCGAGGTGCGGGTGAAGGGGCCGGGCGCCGGCCGCGAGTCCGCCGTCACCGCGCTCCAGGCCGCCGGCCTGAACGTCAAGGCGATCGAAGACGTCACCCCGCTCCCGCACAACGGTTGCCGCCCGCCCAAGAAGCGGCGCGTGTAG
- the rpmJ gene encoding 50S ribosomal protein L36 — protein MKVRASVRRICDKCKLIKRKGVVRVICEDPRHKQRQG, from the coding sequence ATGAAGGTGCGAGCGAGCGTGCGGCGGATCTGCGACAAGTGCAAGCTCATCAAGCGGAAGGGCGTCGTCCGCGTGATCTGCGAGGACCCGCGGCACAAGCAACGGCAAGGCTGA
- a CDS encoding carbon starvation CstA family protein, whose translation MPVMVVVLCCLAIAYRYYSAFLAAKVAALDDNRITPASRLNDGQNYHPTNKWVLFGHHFAAISGAGPLIGPVLAIQYGFAPGLVWLVIGVCLAGAVQDMLVLTASVRRDGKSIAEIARHELGYPAAIIASVAILFIVIIALAGLGFVVVKALGGEEVKLPPGMTVTLPDGAERPLPQPKPGERDFYTLPPGCTVRYSDKSAASNRPEAFTVSVPAGTPLFAQGDIPKALDEAERLADRGGGTTVIAPVRTATLPAGCTQVVPGSSWGTFTIACTIPIALLVGLWMYRIRPGQVVEASLIGGFLTLAAVVAGNWVPGSPLERYFSLTRDQTIVTLGVYGFIAAVLPVWLLLGPRDYLSSFLKIGTVALLVVSVCVANPALQAPPVNEVFLNGGPTFPGQIFPFVFICIMCGSISGFHSLVSSGTTPKMIEKESHIRTIGYGAMLIEGLVGVVALIAAAALPSELYYAINVPIDQERRYQKQLDEVYDRYGVKLPPEANDPAHAANVDAPAHLDLGKVEEKVGGESLRGRTGGAVTLAVGMSVVFEQAFRWLGVTGEWLLKYWYHFAIMFEALFILTTIDAGTRIARFLFQETAGRVYTPFGRPDWLPGAALASAVVTGGWCWLVHTGSIMTIWPMFGIANQLLAVMALALVTTWLVNHGRGRYAWVTIAPMLFVCSTTLTAGVKVVLIESGKDTTVGYLNAGLTVFVITCVATLLFWSAARWLTVWLGWGKPDGTPNPHGAA comes from the coding sequence ATGCCGGTTATGGTCGTCGTGCTGTGCTGCCTCGCCATCGCGTACCGCTACTACTCCGCGTTCCTGGCGGCCAAGGTCGCGGCCCTGGACGACAACCGGATCACCCCCGCGAGCCGCCTCAACGACGGCCAGAACTACCACCCCACGAACAAGTGGGTGCTGTTCGGCCACCACTTCGCGGCCATTTCCGGTGCGGGGCCGCTCATCGGCCCGGTGCTCGCCATCCAGTACGGCTTCGCGCCGGGGCTGGTGTGGCTCGTCATCGGGGTCTGCCTCGCGGGCGCCGTGCAGGACATGCTCGTGCTCACGGCGAGCGTCCGCCGCGACGGGAAATCCATTGCCGAGATCGCCCGGCACGAACTCGGCTACCCGGCCGCGATCATCGCGTCGGTGGCGATCCTGTTCATCGTGATCATCGCGCTCGCCGGCCTCGGCTTCGTGGTCGTGAAGGCGCTCGGCGGCGAAGAGGTGAAGTTGCCGCCGGGGATGACGGTCACCCTACCCGACGGGGCAGAACGGCCGCTGCCCCAACCGAAACCCGGCGAGCGCGATTTCTACACGCTCCCGCCCGGGTGTACGGTCCGGTACTCCGACAAGAGCGCCGCGAGCAACCGCCCCGAAGCGTTCACCGTGTCGGTACCGGCCGGTACTCCGCTGTTCGCGCAAGGAGACATCCCAAAGGCGCTCGACGAGGCCGAGCGGCTTGCGGACCGGGGCGGCGGGACGACCGTAATCGCGCCCGTCCGCACCGCCACCCTCCCCGCCGGCTGCACGCAGGTCGTGCCCGGGTCGTCGTGGGGCACGTTCACCATCGCGTGTACCATCCCCATCGCGCTGCTCGTGGGCTTGTGGATGTACCGCATCCGGCCGGGGCAGGTGGTCGAGGCGTCGCTCATCGGCGGGTTCCTCACGCTCGCAGCGGTGGTCGCCGGGAACTGGGTGCCCGGCTCGCCGCTCGAACGCTACTTCTCGCTCACCCGCGACCAGACGATTGTCACCCTCGGCGTGTACGGCTTCATCGCGGCCGTGTTGCCGGTGTGGCTCCTGCTCGGCCCGCGCGACTACCTGAGCAGCTTCCTGAAGATCGGCACCGTCGCGCTGCTGGTGGTGAGCGTGTGCGTCGCGAACCCCGCGCTCCAGGCCCCGCCGGTGAACGAGGTGTTCCTCAACGGCGGCCCGACGTTCCCCGGTCAGATCTTCCCGTTCGTGTTCATCTGCATCATGTGCGGGTCCATCAGCGGGTTCCACTCGCTCGTCTCCAGCGGCACCACGCCGAAGATGATCGAGAAGGAGTCGCACATCCGCACCATTGGCTACGGCGCGATGCTCATCGAGGGGTTGGTCGGGGTGGTGGCGCTCATCGCCGCCGCGGCACTGCCGTCGGAGTTGTACTACGCTATCAACGTGCCCATCGATCAGGAGCGCAGGTACCAGAAACAGCTCGACGAGGTGTACGACCGGTACGGCGTGAAGCTGCCGCCGGAAGCGAACGATCCGGCGCACGCGGCCAACGTCGATGCGCCGGCGCACCTCGATCTGGGCAAGGTCGAGGAAAAGGTCGGCGGCGAGTCGCTCCGGGGCCGCACCGGCGGCGCGGTCACGCTGGCGGTCGGGATGTCCGTCGTCTTCGAGCAGGCGTTCCGCTGGCTCGGCGTCACCGGCGAGTGGTTGCTGAAGTACTGGTACCACTTTGCGATCATGTTCGAGGCGCTGTTCATCCTCACCACCATCGACGCCGGCACGCGGATCGCGCGGTTCCTGTTCCAGGAGACGGCGGGCCGCGTGTACACGCCGTTCGGGCGCCCGGACTGGCTGCCGGGCGCGGCCCTCGCCAGTGCGGTGGTCACCGGCGGGTGGTGCTGGCTCGTCCACACCGGGAGCATCATGACCATCTGGCCGATGTTCGGGATCGCGAACCAGCTCCTGGCGGTGATGGCGCTCGCGCTCGTCACCACCTGGCTGGTGAACCACGGCCGCGGCCGGTACGCGTGGGTCACGATCGCGCCGATGCTGTTCGTGTGCAGCACCACACTCACCGCCGGCGTGAAAGTGGTGCTGATCGAGTCCGGCAAGGACACGACCGTGGGGTATCTGAACGCGGGCCTCACCGTCTTCGTCATCACGTGCGTCGCCACGCTGCTGTTCTGGTCCGCGGCGCGGTGGCTGACGGTGTGGCTCGGGTGGGGCAAACCGGACGGAACCCCGAACCCGCACGGTGCGGCATGA
- a CDS encoding proton/sodium-translocating pyrophosphatase, with protein MSRSHARFRRPRFPWLLALLCALPVGLLGAAPTSPLVLFGAGWEPFGFVTSGAYGFGEKLGLLACLLVAVGGLGYSVWLMKQVYAADTGTPAMQKVALAVREGANAYLRRQFTVVGVLIVVLTGVIIAAKWPWHVEPGMHSSAELQTIAIGRGIAFLMGALFSAGVGFTGMRLATAGNLRVAAAARVDFGTAMRLAYRTGTITGMFTCGLGLLGGTLILLAFGELAYEILIGYGFGGSLLALFMRVGGGIYTKAADVGADLVGKVEQAIAEDDPRNAATIADNVGDNVGDCAGMAADVFESYSVTLVAAVMLGYAAFGYKGMLFPLMVQAVGVVGSVISTALVGRGITSGNSAVAMRSINRGFWRSAVIGTAGFMLLGAIYLRFDAAYIVERAIDKGMYQELYDNAALRAELKLDRSGPQSVAEQVRKLRELRSGPERNSESTLRAEEQVDKYRLDALAAWRKLSAADRAKVADLAFTEIDLTPDEFARLRVRGVERTGDKKYEVTPLELAQARYHVPLAPGVNFRVVLCCLIGILLAVALNKCTEYWTSTEYSPVREVVRASRTGHATNIISGLALGLESSVWAVLLISTAILGSVAVCNDSQNLLYMAFGVAMCGIGMLTLTGDTISMDVFGPIADNANGIGEMAFNRNAAGKDLKAGDPGFMSDAEVVAARQILADLDAVGNTTKAITKGIAIGSAVIAAVSLFASFIAVLVTGSEEKIGQLLIGDFTAGASKLTVAEPLVFIGMLIGGAVPFLFSAMTIRAVGRAAYLIVFECRKQFRDPEIMAGTKTPDYGRVVDICTYTAQHELIGPGLLAIGTPLVVGFLLGPFALGGFLAGMILSGQLLAVFMSNAGGAWDNAKKMIEDEPKDKERNTGKGSEKHKASVTGDTVGDPLKDTSGPAINPLIKVMNMVSLLALPLVILHNVKDGTGNPVVGLLVAAVAALAVGWAWWQSKQDNTATMNAMDQAPPTQGK; from the coding sequence ATGTCCCGTTCCCATGCTCGCTTTCGGCGGCCGCGGTTCCCGTGGCTCCTCGCGCTCCTCTGTGCCCTCCCGGTCGGGCTGCTCGGGGCCGCCCCGACGAGCCCGCTCGTGCTGTTCGGCGCGGGGTGGGAGCCGTTCGGGTTCGTCACGTCGGGCGCGTACGGGTTCGGTGAAAAACTCGGCCTGCTCGCCTGCCTTCTGGTCGCCGTTGGCGGGTTGGGCTATTCCGTCTGGCTGATGAAGCAGGTGTACGCGGCCGACACCGGCACGCCCGCGATGCAGAAGGTGGCCCTGGCCGTTCGCGAGGGGGCGAACGCGTACCTGCGGCGGCAGTTCACCGTCGTCGGCGTGCTCATCGTGGTGCTCACCGGCGTCATCATCGCCGCCAAGTGGCCGTGGCACGTCGAACCCGGCATGCACTCGTCCGCCGAACTACAAACCATCGCGATCGGCCGCGGGATCGCGTTCCTGATGGGGGCGCTGTTCTCGGCCGGGGTCGGGTTCACCGGTATGCGGCTCGCCACGGCCGGCAACTTGCGGGTCGCCGCCGCCGCGCGCGTCGACTTCGGCACCGCGATGCGGCTGGCGTACCGCACCGGCACCATCACCGGCATGTTCACCTGCGGCCTCGGCCTGCTCGGCGGCACGCTCATCCTGCTGGCGTTCGGGGAACTGGCCTACGAGATCCTCATCGGCTACGGGTTCGGCGGGTCGCTGCTCGCGCTGTTCATGCGCGTCGGCGGGGGCATCTACACGAAGGCCGCGGACGTGGGCGCGGACCTCGTCGGCAAGGTGGAGCAGGCCATCGCCGAGGACGACCCGCGGAACGCCGCGACCATCGCCGACAACGTCGGCGACAACGTCGGCGACTGCGCCGGCATGGCGGCCGACGTGTTCGAGAGCTACTCGGTCACGCTGGTCGCGGCGGTCATGCTCGGGTACGCGGCGTTCGGGTACAAGGGGATGCTGTTCCCGCTCATGGTGCAGGCGGTCGGGGTGGTCGGCAGCGTCATCAGCACGGCCCTGGTCGGGCGGGGGATCACGAGCGGGAACAGCGCGGTCGCGATGCGGTCCATCAACCGCGGGTTCTGGCGCAGCGCCGTCATCGGCACCGCGGGCTTCATGCTGCTGGGCGCGATCTACCTGCGGTTCGACGCGGCGTACATCGTCGAGCGCGCGATCGACAAGGGCATGTACCAGGAACTGTACGACAACGCGGCGCTCCGCGCCGAGCTGAAGCTCGACCGCTCGGGGCCGCAGAGCGTGGCCGAACAGGTGCGGAAGCTGCGGGAGCTGCGGAGCGGCCCGGAGCGGAACTCCGAGAGCACGCTCCGGGCGGAGGAGCAGGTGGACAAGTACCGCCTCGACGCGCTGGCCGCGTGGCGGAAGCTGTCCGCCGCGGACCGGGCGAAGGTCGCGGACCTGGCGTTCACCGAAATCGACCTGACGCCCGACGAGTTCGCGCGGCTGAGGGTCCGCGGCGTGGAGCGCACCGGCGACAAGAAGTACGAGGTGACCCCGCTCGAACTGGCGCAGGCCCGCTACCACGTCCCGCTCGCGCCGGGCGTCAACTTCCGCGTCGTCCTCTGCTGCCTCATCGGCATCCTCCTGGCCGTCGCGCTCAACAAGTGTACCGAATACTGGACCAGCACCGAGTACAGTCCGGTGCGGGAGGTGGTGCGGGCCAGCCGCACCGGTCACGCGACCAACATCATCTCGGGCCTCGCGCTCGGTCTCGAAAGCTCCGTGTGGGCGGTGCTCCTCATCTCGACGGCCATCCTCGGATCGGTGGCCGTGTGCAACGATTCGCAGAACCTGCTGTACATGGCGTTCGGCGTCGCCATGTGCGGCATCGGGATGCTCACGCTCACCGGCGACACGATCAGCATGGACGTGTTCGGCCCGATCGCCGACAACGCCAACGGCATCGGCGAAATGGCCTTCAACCGTAACGCCGCCGGAAAGGATCTGAAAGCGGGCGATCCCGGCTTCATGAGCGACGCGGAGGTCGTGGCGGCGCGGCAGATCCTCGCGGACCTCGACGCCGTCGGCAACACCACGAAGGCCATCACCAAGGGCATCGCCATCGGCTCGGCGGTGATCGCGGCCGTGTCGCTGTTCGCCAGCTTCATCGCGGTTCTGGTGACCGGCAGCGAGGAGAAGATCGGGCAGTTGCTCATCGGCGACTTCACCGCCGGCGCGTCGAAGCTCACCGTGGCCGAGCCGCTGGTGTTCATCGGCATGCTCATCGGCGGCGCGGTGCCGTTTTTGTTCAGCGCCATGACGATCCGGGCGGTCGGGCGGGCCGCGTACCTGATCGTGTTCGAGTGCCGCAAGCAGTTCCGCGACCCCGAGATCATGGCCGGGACGAAGACGCCCGACTACGGCCGCGTGGTGGACATCTGCACGTACACGGCCCAGCACGAGCTGATCGGCCCCGGCCTGTTGGCGATCGGCACGCCGCTGGTCGTCGGGTTCCTGCTCGGGCCGTTCGCGCTGGGCGGGTTTTTGGCGGGCATGATCCTGAGCGGCCAGCTCCTGGCGGTGTTCATGTCCAACGCCGGCGGCGCGTGGGACAACGCGAAGAAGATGATCGAGGACGAGCCGAAGGACAAGGAGCGGAACACGGGCAAGGGGAGCGAGAAGCACAAGGCGAGCGTGACCGGGGACACCGTGGGCGACCCGCTCAAGGACACGAGCGGCCCGGCGATCAACCCGCTCATCAAGGTGATGAACATGGTGAGCCTGCTGGCCCTGCCGCTGGTGATCCTCCACAACGTGAAGGACGGCACCGGCAACCCGGTGGTCGGCCTGTTGGTGGCGGCGGTCGCGGCCCTGGCGGTCGGCTGGGCGTGGTGGCAGTCGAAGCAGGACAACACGGCGACGATGAACGCGATGGATCAGGCGCCGCCGACCCAAGGGAAGTGA
- a CDS encoding carbonic anhydrase: protein MSKGGRSGATSLISGVNVFQEKVFGNKESLFRQLGEGQHPGVLFITCSDSRINPNLLTQTEPGELFLLRNAGNLVPPRCSAPSGEAATVEYAVAHLKVRDVIVCGHAKCGAVAGLLNPTSLDTLPAVKSWLGHAAGVVEETDRVAAADPAADRLEIAVERNVLKQLDNLRTHPAVADALAAGRLRVHGWVYQFETGAVTAHDPSSERFVPLAEARREKFAAPTEAPSDAPPTNRSI, encoded by the coding sequence ATGTCCAAAGGCGGCCGGAGCGGCGCGACGTCGCTCATCAGCGGCGTCAACGTGTTTCAGGAGAAAGTGTTCGGCAACAAGGAGAGCCTCTTCCGGCAGCTCGGAGAGGGGCAGCACCCCGGCGTGCTGTTCATCACCTGCTCGGACTCGCGGATCAACCCGAACCTGCTGACGCAGACCGAGCCCGGGGAGCTGTTCCTGCTGCGGAACGCCGGCAACCTGGTGCCGCCGCGCTGTTCGGCCCCGTCCGGCGAGGCGGCGACGGTCGAATACGCCGTCGCCCACCTGAAGGTCCGGGACGTGATCGTCTGCGGACACGCCAAGTGCGGTGCGGTCGCCGGGCTGCTGAACCCGACCTCCCTCGACACCCTCCCGGCGGTCAAGAGCTGGCTCGGGCACGCGGCCGGGGTTGTGGAGGAGACCGACCGGGTCGCCGCCGCCGACCCGGCGGCGGACCGGCTGGAGATCGCGGTCGAGCGGAACGTCCTCAAGCAGCTCGACAACCTGCGCACGCACCCGGCGGTGGCCGACGCGCTCGCGGCCGGCCGGCTCCGGGTCCACGGCTGGGTGTACCAGTTCGAGACCGGGGCGGTGACCGCACACGACCCGTCGTCCGAGCGGTTCGTGCCGCTGGCGGAAGCCCGCCGGGAGAAGTTCGCCGCCCCGACCGAGGCCCCGAGCGACGCCCCCCCGACGAACCGCTCGATCTGA
- a CDS encoding RNA polymerase sigma factor, which translates to MGAVIRHLRNAATADGATDAHLLQRFAHHRDGPAFAALVERHGPMVLGVCRRILRDPQDADDAFQATFLVLVHKTSSITRPQSLASWLYRTALRTALRARARRDHRRNQESVLDDVPAAGTTEDLAWHELRPALDEEVSRLPRKYRDAIVSCYFQEKTYAEAAEHLGLAAGTVSSRLARARGILRKRLLHRGLTLSAGLLVTLLSRAALAAAVRGALREATTAAAVRLVTGQAPLAAAATSSVSILTRETLRTMHWTKLKLGALVVFGAVCAGAAAICYDRISGGRDGPSRAETTASRAALKDGDKNANGLAASEEHGSKAAETRSDPPPAAETKAKQKREKEEARAFDTFAFDDLNGWIPLFFLTEKPVQADLKMTDQQVKTATAAYQKHREAEQNLRGLEQPDRFAKAQKLSREALKVVRDVLDTDQQKRLWQISVQQQGVRLLNSHFSASRPIIKELGLSEEQQGEITQLIRTADKKCQEVRAGDRPHSEEVNEKVDAIEKKLEEKVLSVLTREQKTKWNETTGKPFTGPRMVGR; encoded by the coding sequence ATGGGAGCGGTCATCCGCCACCTGCGGAACGCCGCAACGGCAGACGGGGCGACCGACGCGCACCTTCTCCAGCGGTTCGCACACCACCGCGACGGGCCGGCCTTCGCGGCCCTGGTAGAGCGGCACGGGCCGATGGTGCTGGGCGTGTGCCGACGAATTCTCCGCGATCCCCAAGACGCCGACGACGCGTTCCAGGCGACCTTCCTGGTCCTCGTCCACAAGACGAGTTCGATCACTCGACCGCAATCCCTTGCGAGCTGGCTTTATCGCACGGCGTTGCGTACGGCCCTGCGGGCCAGGGCCCGGCGGGACCATCGACGGAATCAGGAGAGCGTGCTCGACGACGTTCCGGCCGCGGGGACAACCGAAGATCTCGCCTGGCACGAGCTGCGACCGGCCCTGGACGAGGAGGTGAGCCGGCTGCCGCGGAAATACCGGGACGCAATCGTGTCCTGCTACTTTCAAGAGAAGACCTACGCGGAAGCGGCCGAGCACCTCGGGTTGGCCGCCGGAACCGTCTCCAGCCGCCTGGCGCGCGCCAGGGGCATTCTCCGGAAGCGGCTGTTGCATCGCGGGCTGACGCTTTCGGCCGGCCTCCTCGTCACGCTTCTGTCACGCGCCGCGCTTGCCGCGGCCGTTCGCGGGGCGCTCCGTGAGGCCACCACCGCCGCGGCCGTTCGGCTCGTGACGGGTCAAGCCCCTCTGGCCGCCGCTGCCACTTCCTCGGTGTCCATTCTCACCCGAGAGACACTCCGGACCATGCACTGGACCAAACTCAAGCTCGGTGCGCTCGTGGTATTCGGCGCCGTCTGCGCCGGGGCGGCCGCCATCTGCTACGATCGCATTTCGGGCGGGCGGGATGGGCCTTCGCGGGCGGAGACAACGGCTTCGCGCGCAGCGCTCAAGGACGGTGACAAGAACGCAAACGGGTTGGCCGCTTCCGAAGAACACGGGAGTAAGGCCGCGGAAACCCGATCCGATCCGCCCCCCGCGGCCGAAACGAAAGCGAAACAGAAACGGGAGAAAGAGGAGGCCCGAGCGTTCGACACGTTCGCCTTCGACGACCTCAACGGTTGGATCCCACTCTTCTTCCTGACGGAGAAGCCGGTGCAGGCGGACCTCAAGATGACCGACCAGCAGGTGAAGACGGCAACCGCCGCGTACCAGAAACATCGTGAAGCCGAGCAAAACCTACGCGGCCTCGAACAACCCGACCGCTTTGCGAAAGCGCAGAAGCTGAGCCGGGAAGCCCTCAAGGTTGTCAGGGACGTACTCGACACCGACCAGCAGAAACGCCTGTGGCAGATTTCCGTTCAACAGCAAGGTGTGCGTTTGCTCAACAGTCATTTCTCAGCGAGCAGGCCAATCATCAAGGAGCTCGGGCTCAGCGAGGAGCAACAAGGCGAGATCACGCAACTCATCAGGACCGCCGATAAAAAGTGCCAGGAAGTCAGGGCGGGCGACCGCCCCCACTCTGAGGAAGTCAACGAAAAGGTGGATGCAATCGAGAAGAAGTTGGAAGAAAAAGTTCTGTCCGTGCTTACCCGTGAGCAGAAGACCAAGTGGAACGAGACGACCGGCAAGCCGTTCACTGGCCCAAGAATGGTCGGACGCTAG